In Hyphomicrobiales bacterium, one genomic interval encodes:
- a CDS encoding haloacid dehalogenase type II has protein sequence MLVPKHLEGLKSLHFDVFGTVVDWRTSVIRELTAFGDRHGLSCDWIAFADAWRGLYQPAMAAVREGRRPFTILDQLHRESLLLLLEKEGISGLSESEIDDLTRAWHRLDPWPDVVAGLQRLKPRYVLATLSNGNVALMVAMARRAGLPWDVILGAEPARAYKPLPEAYLANLRALAHAPGEAVMVAAHNDDLDVARSLGMRTAFVLRAGEHGPDQTSDLAPTGAWDIVVEDFTALAEALGC, from the coding sequence ATGCTCGTGCCCAAGCACCTCGAAGGACTGAAAAGTCTGCATTTCGATGTCTTTGGAACCGTCGTGGACTGGCGCACGTCGGTGATCCGCGAATTGACCGCCTTCGGCGACCGCCACGGCCTCTCGTGCGACTGGATCGCCTTCGCCGATGCCTGGCGCGGCCTCTATCAACCCGCCATGGCCGCCGTACGCGAGGGCCGCCGGCCCTTCACCATCCTCGATCAGCTCCATCGTGAGAGTCTTCTTCTTCTCCTCGAGAAGGAAGGGATATCCGGCCTGTCGGAGAGTGAAATCGACGACCTCACCCGCGCCTGGCACCGCCTCGATCCCTGGCCCGACGTCGTTGCCGGATTGCAGAGACTGAAGCCCCGGTATGTCCTCGCCACCCTCTCCAATGGCAATGTCGCCCTCATGGTTGCCATGGCGCGGCGGGCGGGCCTGCCGTGGGACGTGATCCTCGGTGCCGAACCGGCGCGCGCATACAAGCCCCTTCCCGAGGCCTATCTCGCGAACCTGCGCGCCCTCGCTCATGCGCCCGGCGAGGCGGTGATGGTCGCCGCGCACAACGACGATCTCGACGTGGCCCGCTCGCTCGGCATGCGCACCGCCTTCGTCCTGCGGGCCGGTGAGCATGGTCCGGACCAGACGAGCGATCTCGCCCCGACCGGCGCTTGGGACATCGTCGTGGAGGATTTCACTGCGCTGGCCGAGGCTCTCGGCTGCTGA
- a CDS encoding methyltransferase domain-containing protein, with protein sequence MREPIASALQLADQAVKVAAFAALQEVVRRADRRRPAGKASEYRTPHPVPERREITAALRALLESDARAVGEGLWPATLGPGQSVARIANGIMGLLADVPRAADRRRSGEARGARELPGADNLPDYFVQDFHFQDGGYLTGNSARLYDLQVETLFSGTAAAMRRQAIRPIVEHVRGRDQRTLHLLDVACGTGRFLGDVLGALPAIAATGIDLSAPYIEEAGRHLGRRRNLTLRVANAEDIPEGEASHDVLTCVYLFHELPRGVRRTVIGEMARVLKPGGLLVLVDSLQWDDVPGWNGLLDTFPERFHEPYYRDYLGDDLDGAMTAAGLVGVATWPAFLSKVMVRRRA encoded by the coding sequence ATGAGGGAACCGATCGCAAGTGCCTTGCAGCTCGCCGACCAGGCCGTCAAGGTGGCGGCCTTTGCCGCGCTCCAGGAAGTCGTGCGGCGGGCGGACCGGCGCAGACCCGCGGGCAAGGCGAGCGAATACCGAACACCGCACCCGGTGCCGGAGCGCAGAGAGATCACCGCCGCCCTGCGGGCCCTCCTCGAGAGCGACGCCCGGGCGGTCGGCGAAGGATTGTGGCCAGCGACGCTCGGGCCCGGTCAATCGGTCGCGCGGATCGCCAACGGCATCATGGGGCTCCTCGCGGATGTCCCACGCGCTGCCGACCGGCGCCGCTCGGGAGAAGCGCGCGGCGCGCGCGAACTGCCGGGTGCCGATAATCTTCCAGACTACTTCGTCCAGGATTTCCACTTCCAGGATGGAGGCTATCTCACCGGAAACTCGGCGCGGCTCTACGATCTCCAGGTCGAGACGCTGTTCTCGGGGACGGCGGCGGCGATGCGCCGCCAGGCGATCCGGCCGATCGTGGAACACGTGAGGGGCCGCGACCAGCGCACGCTCCACCTGCTCGATGTCGCCTGTGGCACGGGGCGCTTCCTCGGAGACGTGCTCGGCGCCCTGCCCGCGATCGCGGCGACGGGCATCGATCTTTCCGCTCCCTATATCGAGGAGGCCGGGCGCCACCTCGGGCGGCGGCGCAACCTGACGCTCCGTGTGGCGAATGCAGAGGATATTCCGGAAGGCGAGGCGAGCCACGACGTTCTGACGTGCGTTTATCTCTTCCACGAGCTGCCGCGGGGCGTTCGGCGCACGGTGATCGGGGAAATGGCGCGGGTGTTGAAGCCCGGGGGGCTGCTGGTCCTGGTCGACTCCCTCCAGTGGGACGACGTGCCCGGCTGGAACGGGCTGCTCGATACGTTCCCCGAACGGTTCCACGAGCCCTATTACCGCGACTATCTTGGCGACGACCTCGATGGTGCCATGACGGCGGCGGGCCTTGTCGGTGTGGCGACGTGGCCCGCGTTCCTTTCCAAGGTGATGGTGCGGAGGCGGGCTTGA